In Candidatus Margulisiibacteriota bacterium, the following proteins share a genomic window:
- a CDS encoding isochorismatase family protein, translated as MNYKIIAQRIKVGFGCIDVTPTFMDFCKGIPVQELPVPNGESIVPLINLLVRLPWNFSFASLDWHPWKPLFPQDHISFASRHKVEPFSEVPTSYGPQVAWPRHGMAGTPWAQLHPGINDVYFDMILRKGKEIDLESYSAFMYTNRKTTGLGEMIKARGVNLMIFAGLAFDYCVKYNALDSVLKFGFETWVVLDACRSTGIPEGSHEQAIAEMVDAGIRMVLMDDVIKLFQSIRPPEMEQLNMGKNYKYSNVAI; from the coding sequence ATGAATTATAAAATTATAGCGCAAAGAATTAAAGTTGGTTTCGGGTGTATAGATGTTACACCGACTTTTATGGATTTTTGTAAAGGTATACCTGTCCAGGAATTGCCTGTACCGAATGGTGAATCTATAGTTCCTTTAATAAATCTGCTGGTACGACTTCCCTGGAATTTTTCATTTGCTTCTCTGGACTGGCATCCCTGGAAACCGTTATTCCCGCAAGACCATATTTCATTTGCCAGTCGTCATAAGGTAGAGCCGTTCAGCGAAGTGCCAACATCTTATGGCCCCCAAGTAGCCTGGCCTCGTCACGGAATGGCCGGAACGCCGTGGGCACAGCTTCATCCCGGTATAAATGATGTGTATTTTGATATGATTTTACGTAAAGGTAAGGAAATTGATCTGGAATCATATTCCGCTTTTATGTATACAAACCGTAAAACAACAGGTTTGGGCGAAATGATTAAAGCCCGCGGGGTAAATCTCATGATTTTCGCGGGTTTGGCCTTTGATTATTGTGTTAAATATAATGCGCTGGACTCTGTTCTCAAATTCGGATTTGAAACCTGGGTTGTGCTGGATGCATGTCGCAGCACAGGTATTCCTGAAGGTTCACATGAACAAGCAATAGCCGAGATGGTTGATGCCGGAATACGTATGGTTCTTATGGATGACGTAATAAAACTTTTTCAAAGCATCAGACCTCCGGAGATGGAACAATTGAATATGGGCAAGAATTACAAATATAGCAATGTAGCAATATGA
- the nadE gene encoding NAD(+) synthase, whose amino-acid sequence MRHKVVSFTEPYLASLEQFNPVVGNPEYNAVRMINKMVMAAAQGAKVTIFPELALNGYHAQDLFFNEMIMDRTEEAIEMLRYAARQLNIGFITSVACRNPEQYKGEKYLVNRLMIYIPEEKIDFTRNKTTLPDYQEFREYRYWEIGDPADIRPVALKNISLGALICEESWNNPAAFPDPRERLYRHDPVEIIHSQTPLNVNINTSASPDWLGKDRIRHNMQSVVARTYKTPQIFLNLVCGQDELLFMGKSFVMNSRGEMVAEMKVGKEDTLLLDLKNINNMQPLNIDISKPQSEDELMEHLDKMFRLYLRDYFYKSGLGKFEQETDLDINPYWFMDHQKAERIIRPYKDRPVLQPEVVIGLSGGVDSSLVATICARHLGPKNVKGIIMTYRENEYTQPESITLAKELSGNLGIETVEIPVYENTIKFYQPYIGFEEGDLTHQNMQARLRMIIAWAVGNKENRVVMNTTNFTEAALGYGTIGGDLLGLPLIASLPKTLVRRYADWLSKQMSSMSREMIWRKPSAELAPDQFDENELGEYDVIDPILESLRISRGNIKDALKRFYPVNGNTEEKKLFIDHFKFLAAKLLKGTEFKRNYYNRTPQFTSFAWLRWIWPMANGHFDIDRYIQEAVNELT is encoded by the coding sequence ATGAGACACAAAGTTGTAAGTTTTACGGAGCCATATCTGGCCAGTCTGGAACAGTTTAATCCGGTTGTCGGTAATCCTGAATATAATGCTGTTCGAATGATCAACAAGATGGTAATGGCCGCGGCCCAGGGCGCGAAAGTAACTATATTCCCGGAACTGGCTTTAAACGGCTATCATGCTCAGGATCTTTTCTTTAACGAAATGATCATGGATAGAACTGAAGAAGCCATAGAAATGCTGCGTTATGCGGCACGACAGTTGAATATCGGGTTTATAACATCTGTTGCCTGTCGAAATCCCGAACAATATAAAGGAGAAAAATATCTGGTAAACAGGCTTATGATTTATATTCCCGAAGAGAAGATAGATTTTACGCGCAACAAAACAACCCTGCCTGATTATCAGGAATTCAGAGAATATCGTTATTGGGAAATAGGTGATCCGGCAGATATTCGTCCGGTTGCACTTAAAAATATCAGCTTAGGCGCGTTAATCTGTGAGGAATCATGGAACAATCCCGCTGCCTTTCCTGATCCCAGAGAGCGCTTATACAGACATGACCCGGTTGAAATTATTCATAGCCAGACACCGTTAAATGTAAATATTAATACCTCTGCCTCTCCCGATTGGCTGGGAAAAGACCGGATACGTCATAACATGCAGTCTGTGGTAGCAAGAACCTATAAGACCCCGCAGATATTTTTGAACCTAGTTTGCGGACAGGATGAGTTATTATTTATGGGCAAGAGCTTTGTAATGAACAGCCGGGGAGAAATGGTCGCGGAAATGAAGGTCGGCAAGGAAGATACGCTGCTGCTGGATCTGAAGAATATAAATAATATGCAACCTTTAAACATTGATATTTCCAAACCGCAATCCGAAGATGAACTTATGGAACACCTGGACAAGATGTTCAGGTTATATCTGCGCGACTACTTTTATAAAAGCGGATTGGGAAAATTTGAACAGGAAACTGATCTGGATATCAATCCTTATTGGTTTATGGATCATCAAAAAGCCGAACGGATTATAAGACCATACAAAGATCGTCCCGTATTACAGCCCGAAGTTGTTATCGGATTATCCGGTGGAGTGGATTCCTCTTTGGTAGCAACAATCTGCGCCAGACATCTGGGGCCAAAAAATGTTAAGGGTATTATTATGACTTATCGAGAAAATGAATACACCCAGCCTGAATCTATAACTTTGGCTAAAGAATTGTCCGGTAACCTGGGTATTGAAACCGTGGAAATCCCGGTTTATGAAAATACTATTAAATTTTATCAGCCATATATCGGTTTCGAAGAAGGAGACCTGACCCATCAGAATATGCAGGCGCGATTGAGAATGATTATTGCCTGGGCTGTAGGTAACAAGGAAAACAGGGTAGTAATGAACACTACCAATTTTACCGAAGCTGCCTTAGGCTACGGTACTATCGGCGGCGATCTGCTCGGGCTTCCCCTGATAGCTTCTTTGCCCAAGACTCTCGTGCGACGTTACGCTGACTGGCTTTCTAAACAAATGTCATCTATGTCCAGAGAAATGATCTGGCGCAAACCCAGCGCGGAACTTGCTCCTGATCAATTTGATGAAAATGAGCTGGGAGAATATGATGTCATAGACCCGATCCTGGAATCGTTAAGGATAAGCAGGGGTAATATTAAAGATGCCTTGAAACGTTTTTATCCAGTTAATGGCAATACTGAAGAAAAAAAATTATTTATTGATCATTTCAAGTTTTTAGCTGCAAAATTACTAAAAGGAACAGAATTCAAACGTAATTATTATAACCGTACACCGCAGTTTACTTCTTTTGCCTGGCTACGCTGGATATGGCCCATGGCCAATGGACATTTCGATATCGACAGGTACATTCAAGAAGCTGTAAACGAATTGACCTAA
- a CDS encoding SpoIIE family protein phosphatase, which yields MFNITPSTKLDKYIIQLRKAISDPLDIRQLLLYLITNISKELHLENISFLLHNKDAEEYELKESIKLNKSYLTIKENSALVQYFHNKRDLIFLSRIKNYIFKLEKKSQIKKANLDLLKELAKDMDGLQAELAVPFFRDNYLLGILCIGQKKFNKKITRGDLSFVLTISNEFANMIHSAVMYEELKNKEKEITSLYEVGKVISSLFDFKKTFDVIVRNTSILLKAPKILILLYDDFEAKFVIKKSFGFTDFQLSKIEETVRFKECTQTLSGSSDGILMKNKEENIHYEQSILLDLGINSIISIPLFDEDLKIIGELRIMRPVNQKPFNERDKEISTNLSNNIMVALSNSKRYQKSEENLIELSTVYNITKSLTSEFELDKIQKKVCSIFTDVLNFQRAILYLYAKGNLLVPQSASGWDEELYKNLNLDISKTWEGKALIEGRIFQVTPTSSDGYDRTSISALGLVNFVVIPLLIQNKKPIGVMVIDTGKETQGKSKINLRLLTAIANQSAIIIENARLYKESEELNEQLKKEQARTAKELQIARYIQQALLSSKFPENKALAIFGTNIPCRAVGGDFYHFIAHDEKNLGIVIGDVSGKGIPAALLMTMTNSLFSEFGKRFDSPEVIMQNTNTSLQSYLSKSPIFYVTAFYGLINMDSNLLKYCKAGHNPPILYRAGTEEIIYLDSEGTYLGTFDDGGFIEKNILVSNGDKLILYTDGITEVKNTKKQLFSKERLAHLIKTNSTLPAEKLTKLLISEAERYGDYREFADDITLVIVDFKELNPFKETTLYKLNYKIKNKLPNIKKTIKELLTKLEALEINKKVYNYIRLCISESLLNAYEHGNKQDPKKNIEIKGIITNRKVEVKITDEGKGFESGKLNYCDNQIDTTNRGRGILIIKTFMDEVRFNETGNEITLIKYI from the coding sequence ATGTTCAATATCACGCCGTCAACCAAGCTGGATAAATACATAATTCAGCTTCGCAAAGCTATCTCAGACCCGCTGGATATCAGACAACTCCTGCTTTATCTGATTACCAATATTTCCAAAGAACTGCATTTGGAAAATATTTCCTTTCTTTTGCACAATAAAGACGCTGAAGAATATGAACTCAAGGAATCTATAAAACTTAACAAAAGTTATCTGACTATCAAAGAAAACAGTGCTCTGGTCCAGTATTTCCATAACAAACGAGACCTGATTTTTTTATCACGCATCAAAAATTATATTTTCAAACTGGAAAAAAAATCACAAATCAAAAAAGCTAACCTCGATCTCTTAAAAGAACTGGCTAAAGATATGGACGGGCTTCAAGCCGAGCTGGCTGTACCGTTTTTTAGAGACAACTATTTGCTGGGCATACTTTGTATCGGGCAGAAAAAGTTTAACAAAAAAATAACCCGCGGTGACCTTTCTTTCGTGCTCACCATTTCCAATGAGTTCGCCAACATGATCCATTCCGCGGTTATGTATGAGGAACTGAAAAATAAAGAAAAAGAAATCACCTCTTTGTACGAGGTGGGCAAAGTTATCAGTTCGCTTTTCGATTTCAAAAAAACCTTTGATGTGATTGTGCGCAATACCTCAATTCTTTTAAAAGCGCCCAAGATTTTAATCCTGCTTTATGATGATTTCGAAGCCAAGTTTGTTATCAAGAAATCATTCGGATTTACAGATTTTCAGCTTTCCAAAATTGAGGAAACAGTACGTTTCAAGGAATGTACACAAACATTATCAGGCTCTTCGGACGGAATTCTGATGAAAAACAAAGAAGAAAATATTCACTATGAACAATCCATTTTGCTGGATCTTGGCATTAATTCAATTATTTCCATTCCTTTGTTTGATGAGGACCTCAAAATTATCGGTGAGCTTAGAATTATGCGTCCGGTTAATCAGAAACCTTTTAACGAAAGGGACAAGGAAATCTCTACCAACCTTTCCAACAATATCATGGTAGCTCTGTCCAATTCCAAACGTTATCAGAAATCAGAAGAGAACCTCATTGAGTTATCCACTGTTTATAATATTACCAAGTCGCTGACCTCGGAATTTGAACTGGATAAAATCCAGAAAAAAGTCTGCTCCATTTTTACGGATGTGCTGAATTTTCAGCGCGCCATACTTTATCTATACGCCAAAGGCAATTTGCTCGTGCCGCAAAGCGCCAGCGGCTGGGATGAGGAATTATACAAAAACCTGAATCTGGATATTTCCAAGACCTGGGAAGGCAAAGCCCTGATAGAAGGCCGTATTTTTCAGGTAACTCCCACAAGTTCCGACGGTTATGACCGGACATCGATTTCAGCTCTGGGCCTGGTCAATTTTGTGGTAATACCGCTGCTTATTCAGAATAAAAAACCGATCGGCGTTATGGTCATTGATACAGGCAAGGAAACCCAGGGGAAAAGCAAGATTAACCTGAGACTGCTTACGGCTATAGCCAATCAGTCAGCGATAATTATAGAAAACGCCCGTTTGTATAAAGAAAGCGAAGAACTTAATGAACAGCTCAAAAAAGAACAGGCCAGGACTGCCAAAGAACTGCAAATAGCCCGCTATATCCAGCAAGCGCTTTTATCTTCCAAATTTCCAGAAAACAAAGCGCTGGCAATTTTCGGCACAAACATTCCGTGTCGTGCGGTTGGTGGAGATTTTTATCACTTTATAGCGCATGACGAGAAAAATCTGGGCATCGTCATCGGGGACGTTTCGGGCAAAGGTATTCCCGCGGCACTGCTTATGACCATGACCAACAGTCTGTTTTCGGAATTCGGTAAACGTTTCGATTCCCCGGAAGTGATTATGCAGAACACCAATACCTCCCTGCAGAGTTACCTCAGCAAATCGCCGATTTTTTATGTTACGGCTTTTTACGGTCTGATCAATATGGACAGCAATCTTCTTAAATATTGTAAAGCCGGACATAATCCTCCTATTCTTTACAGGGCCGGCACTGAGGAAATTATTTATCTGGATAGTGAGGGCACCTATCTGGGAACTTTTGATGACGGCGGATTTATAGAAAAAAATATTCTGGTCAGTAACGGAGATAAACTTATTCTGTATACGGACGGCATAACCGAAGTAAAAAATACCAAGAAACAATTATTTTCCAAGGAACGGTTAGCTCATCTTATCAAAACCAACAGCACTCTGCCCGCTGAAAAATTAACCAAACTGCTTATCAGTGAAGCGGAACGCTACGGCGATTACCGGGAGTTTGCGGATGATATTACTCTGGTTATAGTGGACTTTAAGGAGCTTAATCCCTTCAAGGAAACGACTTTGTATAAATTGAATTATAAAATAAAAAACAAACTGCCCAACATCAAAAAAACAATAAAAGAATTATTAACTAAATTAGAGGCTTTAGAAATTAACAAAAAGGTTTATAATTATATCAGGCTCTGTATATCCGAAAGTTTATTGAATGCTTATGAACACGGCAATAAACAGGACCCGAAAAAAAATATAGAGATTAAAGGGATTATTACCAATCGTAAAGTAGAAGTTAAGATTACTGATGAGGGCAAGGGGTTTGAGTCAGGGAAGTTGAATTACTGCGATAACCAGATCGATACGACAAACCGGGGAAGGGGAATACTGATAATAAAAACATTTATGGATGAAGTCCGGTTTAATGAAACTGGTAATGAAATTACTTTAATTAAATATATTTGA
- a CDS encoding STAS domain-containing protein has protein sequence MRKVSTEKKGNAVVLNVEGDIEFDDSIQLNETFNNIIKKESPKIVLNLKECNYIDSSGLGSLVEGLKATQKANGDLRLANLNEDFKEILMMTRIIKYFQIFDNVDDAVKSFN, from the coding sequence ATGAGAAAAGTTTCAACTGAGAAAAAAGGAAATGCCGTGGTTTTAAACGTAGAAGGGGATATAGAGTTTGATGATTCCATTCAGCTCAATGAAACTTTTAACAATATTATAAAAAAAGAATCGCCCAAGATAGTGCTCAATTTAAAGGAATGTAATTACATAGACAGTTCCGGCCTGGGTTCTCTGGTGGAGGGTCTGAAGGCAACGCAAAAAGCAAATGGGGATTTAAGGCTGGCCAATCTGAATGAAGATTTCAAGGAAATTTTAATGATGACCAGAATAATTAAATATTTCCAGATTTTTGATAATGTAGATGATGCGGTAAAAAGTTTTAATTAA